A part of Capsicum annuum cultivar UCD-10X-F1 chromosome 6, UCD10Xv1.1, whole genome shotgun sequence genomic DNA contains:
- the LOC107873780 gene encoding LOW QUALITY PROTEIN: pectinesterase (The sequence of the model RefSeq protein was modified relative to this genomic sequence to represent the inferred CDS: substituted 1 base at 1 genomic stop codon): MAIRAILAQAKNTHKKILAMNVSSFNELGKLAWFDCLKLYEDALYQFNKSINNGHKSNDVQTWLSAAMANLQTCLNGFHDFKLSSYLEKIPFVMLDDFFKNVCNSLAINKLASTSQVMLENHTQKLGKNVILHAXIPEWLSVQEITSIEADVVVAKDGSGNYSTISEALSAVKRMRNNGTERFVIYVKSGIYQEYVKINKSMNNLMFVGDGIDVTVITGNRSNRTGFTTFRSATFDVSGGGFIAKDITFENTAGPEQGQAVALRSDSDLSVFHRCSFKGYQDTLYVHTHRQFYRDCDIYGTVDFIFGDATAVFQNCNIYIRKPNEGQVNTITAQGKKCPYENTGIIIHNSIVTASPELSPVEGLFKSYLGRPWRQYSTTLFIKTYIDGLIDSTGWLPWNGDFALNTLFYGEYNNTGAGAPTSSRVSWSGYHVITNVIEVEKFSVRNFLDGDTWLPATGIPYTSDL, encoded by the exons ATGGCTATTAGAGCAATCCTAGCTCAAGCTAAAAATACTCACAAGAAGATTTTGGCTATGAATGTAAGTTCATTCAATGAGTTAGGGAAGTTGGCTTGGTTTGATTGTTTAAAGCTTTATGAAGATGCGTTGTATCAATTTAACAAGTCTATTAATAATGGCCATAAGAGTAATGATGTTCAAACATGGCTAAGTGCAGCTATGGCTAATCTTCAAACGTGCTTAAATGGATTCCACGATTTCAAATTATCATCATATTTGGAGAAAATTCCCTTTGTCATGTTGGATGATTTCTTCAAAAACGTTTGCAATTCTCTTGCCATAAACAAATTAGCCTCAACGAGTCAAGTGATGCTGGAAAATCATACTCAAAAATTAGGTAAGAATGTTATATTGCATGCAT AGATTCCAGAGTGGCTTTCTGTGCAAGAAATTACATCGATAGAGGCCGATGTCGTGGTGGCTAAAGATGGTTCTGGGAATTATAGTACTATTTCAGAAGCTTTGAGTGCAGTAAAGAGGATGAGGAATAATGGGACAGAAAGATTTGTGATATATGTGAAAAGTGGTATTTATCAAGAGTATGTGAAGATCAATAAATCAATGAACAATTTGATGTTTGTTGGAGATGGGATTGATGTTACTGTTATCACTGGCAATAGAAGTAATCGTACTGGCTTTACCACTTTTCGTTCAGCAACTTTTG ATGTTTCTGGAGGAGGCTTCATTGCTAAGGATATAACCTTCGAAAATACTGCTGGGCCTGAACAAGGCCAAGCAGTTGCTCTTCGTAGCGACTCCGATTTATCGGTATTTCATCGTTGCAGTTTTAAAGGATATCAAGACACCTTATATGTACATACACATCGACAATTTTATCGCGATTGTGACATATATGGGACAGTCGATTTCATATTTGGCGATGCAACTGCGGTGTTTCAAAATTGCAATATTTACATAAGAAAGCCAAATGAAGGCCAGGTAAATACTATCACAGCCCAAGGTAAAAAATGCCCTTATGAAAACACTGGAATTATAATACATAATTCTATTGTAACAGCTTCACCAGAATTAAGTCCTGTGGAAGGTTTATTTAAGAGTTATCTTGGTAGGCCATGGAGGCAATATTCAACAACATTGTTTATAAAAACTTATATTGATGGCCTAATTGATTCCACTGGTTGGTTACCATGGAATGGAGATTTTGCATTAAATACTTTGTTCTATGGTGAGTACAATAACACTGGAGCTGGTGCACCTACTAGTAGTAGGGTCAGTTGGTCCGGATACCACGTTATAACGAATGTTATCGAGGTTGAAAAATTCTCCGTTCGAAACTTCTTGGATGGAGACACGTGGCTTCCGGCTACTGGAATTCCCTACACATCTGACCTCTAG